A part of Larkinella insperata genomic DNA contains:
- a CDS encoding response regulator, protein MKVLVVDDETDVQTLFEQRFRREIRAGELQFAFALSGEKALTYLNEHASEYVLILSDINMPGMSGLELLRLIRTEHPTAPPTVMMITAYGDAESHDQAMRLGADAFLTKPLDFANLKEKLKSAL, encoded by the coding sequence ATGAAAGTCTTGGTTGTTGACGACGAAACAGACGTACAAACTCTCTTTGAACAACGCTTCCGGCGCGAGATCCGCGCCGGTGAACTTCAGTTCGCCTTTGCCCTTTCCGGCGAGAAAGCGCTGACGTATCTGAACGAACACGCTTCCGAATATGTCCTGATTCTGTCGGATATCAACATGCCCGGCATGAGCGGTCTGGAATTGCTGCGGCTGATCAGAACCGAACACCCCACGGCTCCACCCACGGTCATGATGATTACGGCCTACGGAGACGCCGAAAGTCACGATCAGGCCATGAGGCTAGGAGCCGATGCGTTTCTGACCAAACCGCTTGACTTTGCCAACCTGAAAGAAAAACTCAAAAGCGCCCTATGA
- a CDS encoding sensor histidine kinase, translated as MEIGSFLIVFFTVRYIRNSLQTAERFPEWDRMLTIVQYAATALLVSDVFLETDFTKWFWHLLLIGLVGAAYLLKDFRPVRNVWLAVGPFILISLFGDVVELISEDFYKSIKDIIDIAGIFAFIWLIATWLSSQKQQKALEKERLKRQQEEEQNRIIASQNAMLEQIVAERTAELTRQKEELEQTLMELKATQDQLIQREKMASLGELTAGIAHEIQNPLNFVNNFSEVSVELIEELKEERQKADRDPELEDEILTDITQNLQKITHHGKRADSIVKGMLQHSRASTHEREPIDINNLADEYLRLAYHGLRASDKSFNATMLTDFDDKLGRVSVVPQDMGRVLLNLFTNAFYATEQKRKTGLADYQPTVQVMTRRIDSENIEIRVRDNGCGIPAPVLTKIYQPFFTTKPTGQGTGLGLSLSYDIVTKGHGGELIVDTEEGKFTEFTIRLPT; from the coding sequence ATGGAAATAGGTTCTTTTTTGATTGTCTTTTTCACGGTTCGGTACATCCGTAACTCGCTGCAAACCGCCGAGCGCTTTCCGGAGTGGGATCGGATGCTGACCATTGTGCAGTATGCAGCCACGGCCTTGTTGGTTTCCGATGTTTTTCTGGAGACGGATTTTACCAAATGGTTCTGGCATCTGCTGCTGATCGGGCTGGTGGGCGCGGCTTATCTGCTGAAAGATTTCCGACCGGTCCGCAACGTCTGGCTGGCCGTCGGACCGTTTATCCTGATCTCCCTGTTTGGCGACGTGGTTGAACTGATTTCGGAGGATTTTTACAAATCCATTAAGGACATCATCGACATTGCCGGAATCTTCGCCTTTATCTGGCTGATTGCCACCTGGCTCAGCAGTCAGAAGCAGCAGAAAGCTCTCGAAAAAGAACGGTTGAAGCGGCAACAGGAAGAGGAGCAAAACCGCATCATTGCCAGCCAGAACGCCATGCTTGAACAGATTGTTGCGGAACGAACCGCCGAGCTGACCCGGCAGAAGGAAGAACTTGAGCAAACCCTGATGGAGCTGAAAGCCACGCAGGATCAACTGATTCAACGCGAGAAAATGGCCTCTTTGGGCGAGCTGACCGCCGGTATTGCCCACGAAATCCAGAACCCGCTCAACTTCGTCAACAATTTTTCGGAAGTATCGGTCGAATTGATTGAAGAACTGAAGGAAGAACGGCAGAAAGCCGATCGCGATCCGGAACTGGAAGACGAAATCCTGACCGACATTACGCAGAACCTGCAAAAAATCACGCACCACGGCAAACGGGCCGACTCAATTGTGAAAGGCATGCTGCAACACTCGCGCGCCAGCACCCACGAGCGGGAACCCATCGACATCAACAACCTGGCCGACGAGTACCTGCGCCTGGCCTACCACGGGCTGCGGGCCAGCGATAAGTCGTTCAACGCCACCATGCTGACGGATTTTGACGACAAACTGGGGCGGGTTTCCGTTGTGCCGCAGGACATGGGCCGGGTGCTGCTCAACCTGTTTACCAACGCTTTTTACGCGACCGAGCAGAAACGGAAAACCGGCCTGGCCGACTACCAACCCACGGTGCAGGTCATGACGCGACGCATCGACAGCGAGAACATCGAAATCCGGGTGCGCGACAACGGCTGCGGTATTCCGGCACCGGTTCTGACCAAAATTTACCAGCCCTTTTTTACCACCAAACCCACGGGTCAGGGAACGGGCCTGGGCCTGTCGCTCAGCTACGACATTGTCACCAAAGGACATGGCGGAGAACTGATCGTTGATACGGAAGAAGGGAAATTTACGGAGTTCACAATTCGGCTACCAACATAA